Within the Nocardioides aurantiacus genome, the region CGGCAGGCACCAGTTCGGTGACCGTTTTTTCGGCGTGCGTCACATCGTGCTCGACGCCCCCTACGAGGGGTCGTGGTGTCCAGCAGACGGCGACCCTGAGCCGCTGTTCCTGTGCGACCTCAACGACGCGGCGGTCAGGGGTGGGTTCGCGTGAGCGCCGCTAGCAAGTCGCGTGCCGCGTTCGCTGCGGCAGGTCTGCCCGTCCCCATCTACAAGGGCCCTGCCCCGGCGACGGTCGACCACACCGTGTGGGACACCCGCATCGGTGTGCTCACTCACCGGGTCATCGGAGAGGTGGCCCCACACGCTCAGAACATCCCGGACGTGACCGGGACGGTCATGGCCGACCTGGTGCGCAGCACCGTCGCGCGGGTAGTCGCTGACCGGACCCTGGGCAGGTTGGACCGGGCACGCATCCGTGTGACCGGTCTGACCGTCCAGTACGTCCGCGAGTACCTGCCCCCACTTGGGGTGGATTTCCTCGGCACGGAACTGGCCGCCGGTGGGGGCCGGGTCGACCTGGCCTGGTACCACCCTGCGGTCGGGGTGTGGTTCGACGAGTTGAAGACCTGGCGGCACGCCCGGGCAGGTCTCGACACCGAAACCTGGGTTCAGGTTCGCCGCTACCTCGACGCGGGCAAGACGACGTTCGGTGACGCGTTCGTCGGCGTCCGGCTGCTCACCCTGGGCAACCGCCGTGCCTGCATCACCATCACCAGTAACGGGTTGATTGAGGACCTGCACACCTCCCCGCTCGCGCCAGCGCGGCTCCACCTGAGGGGTGTCGCATGACCGGCTCGCGCACCCTCAAGCGTCGCGAACCGGCCACGGTGACGGACGACAACACCGCCCTAAAGCGGCTGTCGATGTCGGACAAGCACGCCGTGGTTCAGCAGGTCCGTCGTCTTGGCGCGGGCCAGCGGGCCCTCGGCTCACACGTCAAGGTGGTCGCCGGTCGGCACGGCATCTCACCGAAGACGGTGTACCGGTGGATGAACGACCCCCGCTTCGCCACCGACACCACCCCCAGCCCGTCGACTCGCGGACGGTTCGAGGTGACCACCAACCACCTGGCGGTGCTCGCGCACGAGCAGTGCATCTACACCGCCTGGTTGACGATGCACGAGGCCGGGCTCATCGACTGCTCGTACAGGACGTTCACGCGAGCCCTTCAGGAGCGGACCGACCCCGCTCTGGTGGCTGCTGCGCTGCACGGGTTCAAGGGGTTGGTCAACAACCGCCTGTACTTGAAGTGGAACCCCCCGCACCGGTGCCATACGCACCACGTCGACCACACCGAATTTGACCTGTGGGTGTGGCCCAGCCACAAGCACCGGTCTCCCGTTCGTCCCCATGTGACGGTCATCGTCGACGGGTACTCCTCCCTCATTCACGCGGTGCCGTGGGTCGGGGACATCAACGGCGACATGGTTGCCGCTGCCCTGGCCGACGCGGCGGTCGAGCACGACTACATGGGCACCCCTGTGGGCGGGCAGCCTGAGCAGGTCGTCCTGGACAACGCGGCGGCACACTTCGGCCCCTCGATGCGCGACGGCATCGAACGGGTCGGGTGGATTCCCGCTCCGACCGCCTCGTACTCGTCGTGGCAGAACGGCAAGGCCGAGCGTTCCATCGGGCTCCTCAACGAACGGCTCTCGAACCGTGCGCCAGGGGCCACCAAGTCCGGCACCACCCGTACCGGCGCACCCCGCAACGTCGCGAAACTGCCCAAGGACGTGCAGCCGGGCGACGTGTGGGGGTGGAAGGCGTTCCAGCACGCACTGCAAGAGACCGTCGACGAAATCAACACCTCGATTCCGGTCCGGCGGCTCGGTGGGCTGACCCGGCTGCAGGCGTACGCCGCCGACACCACAGAACGTCGCCCCATGAAGGACTCCGAGGCGCGCATCGCGATGATGACGTCCGGGCACATCACCTACACGGCGTCCAAGAACGGCATCCACTTCCAAGGCGTCGACTACGTCGGCTCGAAACTGCAGTTCGGGAAGAAGTACCTCATCAGGTACCTGCCCACGCAGCGCGAGTTCATCGAAGTGATGGACCTCCACGACGAGCACGTGCAGCGCGCCTACGACCCGCACCGGATGCCCAAGAAGGTCTCGGACGCGTTCCACACGGAGCGGGCGCGCCAGGAACGGGACGCCCAAGCCATCGAGTTCGGTGTGCAGGCCCACCGTCGTCACCTGGCGGCGGTCGACAACGCCAACGTGGGCTACGGCGAAGACACCGACCCTGGCCCGACCAAGGCCGTCGACTCAGTCGACCGGTCACACGGCGACCGAGCCGTCCCCAAGACCAGCCGCCGGAAAGCAGCGAAATTGCCCCGCATCCCGGCCACCCCGCAACCCAAGGACACCGTCACCTCCAGCGCCCGCTCCCGCCTCGAACGGGCCTACGGCCAGGGGCTCAACGGCCCCACCGCCACAGCCGACAACGACACCCCACCCACCCCCACCGACCACAGCAAGGAGCCCCAGCGGTGATGCCCAACCCTGACCAGCCACTCTCACTAGGCCTCGAAACCGAACTAGCCGAAACCGAGTTCTTCCGCGACGGAGTCCTAAAAGCACGCGGGGTCCTCAACGTCAACGGCATCCTCGCCATCGACGGCGTACCGGGAACGGGCAAGACCACCTGCGCCCGCTACGTCGCCCAAACCTGCGAACGCCCGGCAGCGCTGGTGCGGATGAGCCACCGTCCCGCACCCCTGGAACTACTGCGCCGCACCCACCTCGCGGTCACCGGAAGGCGGCCCGGGAAGCGCGACACCCGGTTCCAGTTGCAGAACGACCTGCTGGAGTTCCTCTGCGACTGGAACGGCGTCCTCATCGTCGACGAGTTGCAGAACTCCGAAGCCAACGCCATGCGCGAACTCACCTGGCTCTACGAAGAAGCCGACCACGACTTCGGTCTCATCGTCGTCGGCACCGACGTGCTCAACGCCGTCCTGAAGTATCCCCAGTTGCACAGCCGCATCATGGGCGACCACACCTTCGGCACCCTGCGCGGAACCGACCTCATCACCGCCGTCCGCTCCCTCGACCGCCGGTTCGCCGACGCCCACACAAGCGCGCTGGCCGACCACAACGAAGCGTCCTGCGCCGGGCTTCTCCGCCGCTGGGTGCACACCGTGCGGTGGCTCAACTCGTTCAACATCACCGACACGGTCACCGCCGACGACCTCGCCGACGTACGAGGCATGCTGCCCGCCCTAGCCGACGACGACTACTACGAGGACGTCGCATGACGCTGACCCTGACCCCGCTCCCCGCGAACGTTTCAGCCAGGTCGCTCCTGCCCAACACCGACCCCGCCACCGGCATCGTCACCGCCACAGGGCGACCCACACGCCACGCCTGGGCGATAGGGCAAACCATCCTCGCCGCCATGGGCATCCGGCTCGACCTCACCGGGTCCGGACGCAGGCACGGCCAGAACCTCGAACTGCTCCAAGCCTGGCTCGACGCATACCGCGTCCGTGTCCTCGTCATCCGGCACGCCACCAACATCCACGACTACAACCTGCTCAACGACCTCGTCCACGTCACCGCCGCGACCGGCACCGACCTCGCCCTCACCTGCGACGACACCGGAGGGTCCCAACTCGCCGACTGGGTCGACTTGCGCGGAGGCAGCATCGACCCCGACTTCGCGCCGCTACAAGCACGCCTCGCCGCAGTCACCCGCCCCAGCCTGGGCCCCGGCGTCGATAACGCAGCCGACACCCTGGGCACCGGGCAGCCTGACGATTCGGACGCCGACTTCCCCGTCTTCCTGCCCCGCGTCGACTTCTACGCCTTCCGCGCCCGCTGCCGCGACCTCCTCACCCCCGCGCAACACCAACAGGTCGACGACCACTACAGGACCGTCTTCAAGGCCGTCGCCGACGACCCCTTCGCCACCAACGAAGAAGCCACCACCAGGTTCAGCGAACTCGTCGCCGCCACCTCCCACGTCGGCAAAGCCCTCGTGACGGCACGCGCCGCACAAGCCGCCATGTTCACCCACGGCATCCTGTTCAAGGTCAACCTCGACTACTTCCTTAACGCCATCAACGACGTCGAAAACCGACGCCTCACCCCAGCCGAAGTCCGCGCGCTCCGCGCCTACCGCACACCCTGGCGAGCCGCCGCAGTCATCCTCCGAGACGCCGACCTCACCCGCGACCACGTCACCGCACTCACCGTTGCCCACGTCACCCCCGACGGTGACCTGACCGGCGTCCGCCACGCCCCGATGCACCCCGGCGCCCGCGTCTACCTGCGCGCCCAGCGCACGTTCCGGCTCATCCAGGGCGCAGAACCCGGCTCACCCCTGCTGACCGAATCCAACCGCTCCATCGTCCAAGCACAACGCCGCGCCGCAGTCGACCTCAACCTGCCCAACGTCAAGAACCACGAGCCCTCTAACACCACACGCTCCGACCGCTGGCAACAGAACCTTGGCGTCGCGCTCCTCCCCCTCCGAACCGCCCACATACCCGACCCCGCAACCACCAAAACCGGAGCACCCCAATGACCAGCAACCGCGTCCGCTACGCCAACGGCAACAGGGTCCGCGACCGCCTCCTCGAAATGCGCATCAGCGTACGAGAACTCGCCCGCCGCAGCGGCACCAGCGAAACCACCGTCCGCGCCATCCTGCACCGCAACGAAATCAGCGGCAGCACCCAACTCGCAGACATCTACCGCATGCTCGACACCCTCAGCCTCGACCCAGGTGACCTGCTCGACCCGACCACACCTGACGAACCCGACGACACACCAACCGACGACACGCAAACACTCGCCGCGCTGCTCGCAACCGAAAAGACGATGCACGCCCCAGAGCGACTCGCCACCGCGCTCGGCTGGACCCTCGACCGCCTCTACATCACCCTTACCGACCTCGACGCACACCTGCGCGCCGTAGGCCTGCGCATCCACCGAAATAGAATGGGCATCACCATCCGCCCCGCCGACGACCGCGCCCAGCAGGCATCACAACGCCTCGCCCACCTCCACGACCACGAAGATGGCATTCACCAAGGCACGGCCCGCGTCCTCTACACCGTCTACACCGGCACTATGTCCGCCCGCGAAACCCGCAAGGACCAGCAGTTCCACCTAGGAGCGCTCAAGAACCGGGGAGCCATCACCTTCGGCACCGGAAGCGGCAACCGCTTCACGCTCACCGACGACACCGCCTACGCCTTCGACGTTGACTAGCCGTCGTACACCGCCCGGGTTAGGAATGTGGGCACCGGTCACGCCACCACCTTCCGACCACCTCAACGTCGGGAACAGGAGCAGGTGTTGGCGGGAGACTGGCGTCCTCCCCCGCACTCCTGGCCTATTCACCAGGTCGCATTCACCGCCGGAGCGCGCCTCTCAACCATCTGTGGGTTCTGTGCACTCCTGTGCGCCTACGACGCGAGAAACGGCCCTCCCGACTGCGTCGGCGTCGCACGTCGCGTGGAGGAGCCTGGTCCGCCACAGCCTCAACGGCTCGGTCAAGTGCCTCTCGGGCGGCATGGATGGCATCGACCATCTGCTCACCCTCATCGGGCATCAATTGCCGCTCGCCTCGAAGCCGCCAGACAGATACCTCGGCCATCGTCATTTGAGCGCTGGCTCCTCGAAGTAGGCCCATCTGCTGTTGTTCACTGGCACCGGTGATGCGCCGGATGAGCCAATCTGTCTTGACGCGGACCCGTGCGTAATCGCCGGTGGCGGCAGCAACCCGCGTCTTCTGCTCTTCGCGAGCCTCAAGGAGACGGTGCGGGTCAGCCGAACTATTCCGGGCAGACACCAACACCTCGATACGTACAGCCTCGACAAGTCGTTGCTCGGGGTCTGGAAGTTCGAAAGCAACTATCTCGCCAAGTTGCCGCACGTCCTTTTCCCAGCGGTCCTCAAACCGCTTTTGTGACTCGACCCTCGGCACAACACGCAATTGAACAAAAGAGGTCGCCGCCAGCGTTCCCCCGGCAGTCAGGACGTATGGAAGGACCTCTTGCAACATGCGTGAAGTCTTCCTGCTGCCACCGACAGTCTGGCCGCCGGGCGCAGGTAGGCGCAGTCGCGGCAGGGAGATGCACTTCCGGGACCACGGCCAAGACCACCAAGCCGACGCAGTCGGAGTCAGACACCCATCCGACCCGAGACACCGCCGGAGCGATGTTCACCGTCGCAGTGAGCCTCGCCCGACGACACCGCCTGGAGCGACCGTTACCCCCTACACACGACTCACGCCTCACCGCCCGCCCGAGGCGGCGACACCGCTCATCGCCAGTTGAAGTTGCCCCCACGCCCCCACGCCCCGAACTGCTGAGTCAACGCCCGCTCACGAGAGGCGCGCACATCCATAGGCGGGTACAAAAACTGCGCCTTGTACTCGTCCCGAGAGATCAACCGCAGCGCATACTTCTCCCGCAAATCGTCCGCGCGAACCGCCTGCCGCCGCCCCTCCGCCATAGCCGTCTCCAGCGCCCGCCGTTCACGGTCATACCCGGGGTTGCCCGGCACCCCGGCGCACTGCGCCTCCAACGACTGCAACCCCGAGTCACCTTGCACCATCACCAGCCTGACCCGAGCGTCGTGCAAATCATTCTCGGCCTCCGCCAACTCGCGCGCGTGACCGCGCCCGAGTGCGGCCTCAGCCCGCCGCCACGCGTACGCCTGCTCCGCAGCACCCAACATCTCGACCTGCGTAGCCCATAAATGACCTTGTCCCCTGTGCGGCACCCGCCCCTCGAACCCTGTCTCGCGCCCCGTCAGCCACAAGTCCGACTTCGCGAACGCCTTCGCAGCCAAGGTTGGGAACTCCGAAGCGGCCTTTGCCTCTTCCGCCGTCATGGCACCGCTCCGCACCTCGCCCAAGATGAACGCCGCGCGGTCCCGAAGCCTCTGTCCCTCCGTCAATGCCACCCGCAACGCCACCGACTCATCCGGGTCGTCAACGAAGAATTCCTCCTCTTCCGCGAGCGCCTCGCGGAGCCGGTCAGACAACTCCCTACGCCCGTCAGGAGTTGACGCGAACTGAGCCATCGCATCGGCCACCCCGCACTCCGCCCGCAACACCCGACGCTGCACCGCCACCCTCAGGCAACCGCGCTCCGTCAGCGGCGACGACTCAGCCAACGCGACCGCGTCGTCAACTCGTTCCCACGCCCTATCCAGCGACACGCGCGCATGCGCCACACACCGCTGACCACCCTCACTTCGAGCACGACACATACCCGTCACACCGTCCCTTCGACTCAGGACGGCACTAACGGATGCGACGGCTTCCCAGGCCCGGGAAGCCGGTCAGCCCAGAACCAACACATCTGATACCAGGCCTCTGTCGAAGCGGAGTTCAGTCAGACTGACCAGACAGCGGCCACCCTGATCCGAGTCGCACTTGACGTGCAGCGACTGCCGTATCGCTGGCCCGCGCCGCCCGATGCGGCGAGCACCGAGATCGCCGGTGCAGGCACATGCGCGGGCAAGCATGCACTGCTCGCCGAGCGCCTCGAAGAAGTAGGCCTAGCCAGCGCTCCACTGCTTGTAGTGGGCCCGCTCGCGCCCCCTATATGGCAAGACCTCGCTGGCGAGGCCGAAGAACTGATGGAAGTGCACAAATGCCTCACGGCCCTCACCCCGTGGGCCGGGCCGCTCATCGTGGACGTCACTTGGCATCCACCCGCCGTCGCCGCTGGACTACCTGGCATGCCCAATCCTTGGGACGGGAGCAGTAACATCCCCACCGCCATCACGGCCACCGGGCCTGGGTATGCAATCGATCGCACCAGGCTTCGCGAATACAAAAGAGAAGTTGCGGGACAGGATGTACACCCGACAGCAACGCGAACGCCGCGACCGCATCCTTACCGAAATTGCAATACGAGCCACCACGTTCTAAGCCGCGCACGTGAGTCCAACCCGCCTCAGAAAACGCATAACCATTCCGGTCTGCGGCGACGCGAACGCTCACACTTGCCGGGGGATGTAGCCCCTGTCGAAGACGACAGCAGGGCGGGAACCACTAGTGTTCCCGCCCTGCTGTCACTCACCACTCTTCGACTTGTCGCAAACTGGCGTCATTCCGTCTCAGTCTGATGGCAAAACGTCTCAGTTACGTGGCAAACCTGTCGCACTTCGGTGTCACTTGACAGCCAGCTCGAGCGAGACGAGCACAACGTGCCCGTCCTGACCGGTTACCTGATCGACCTCACCGATCGTGAGGGCGAGCGGTGGCACCAGCTCAGCGTGTCTTCGGCCGGCGATGGCCCGACACAAGTCGCTTGGAGCAGCGAACACGGTCTGTCACCGCGGGAAACGCAAGTGCTCCTGCTCATAGCGCAGGGGTACTCCAATGAGGGAATCGCCCGTCACCTGTTCCTCAGCATCAACTCCGTCAAGACCTACGTCCGAACCGCCTACTACAAGATCGGTGCGCAGCGCCGGGTTCAAGCAGCGCTGTGGGTGCATCAGCACATCACGTCATCGGTGCCGTGAGCAGCACGCAAGACGATCAGGAGTGGGTGGGCCAGCTAACTTCGAGATTCTCACGCGCACCAGTGCCCCTCAACAACGCCCTCTTCGCGACGTGTCGAGTGGTTCACCGAGTCATGCTCGGTCCGCCTCCCAGCTTTGGAGTCTGTGAGAGGCGGCGACATCTCTGGCTGAGTTTCAATCGGGCCACGGAGCGCTGGTGGTCGGCCCGTCAGCCGCCGGTGCTGTGCCTACAGCCGCCGGTCGTGTCAGCGGATAGCGTCTAGGGCGTTCTCGACTTCGACGATGTGAAATACGCAAGTCCAGCGCGTTGTCCCGCGTTTGCAGTTGAACTCAGCACCGATGGTCTCAGCGCCACCTCCATCCCCCTGCGACGAAACCCAAGTAGCGCGCCCGCCGTGACACCCGCTCACAGTGACGGTAGACGGGCCGAGGTGCGTCGTACGCCGGCTCAGGTCGGCATCGCTCCGGCTGCTCACGCTCGTCGGTGTGGACGTCGCGCACCAGCTGGTCACAAGTAGCTCGACCTGCCTCGCCATGACCGCGCTCGACGGTACTAACCCGCATCCAGACCGGTGGGCAGCCTAAAGTCAGCGGAGCTGTCCCCACACGTGGGGCCAGCGGCCGCGAACGGCCTCGTGCTCGGGTACCGGCTCGAGCACGTTGCCTGCCCCGGGGGCGGCGTCCTTCCCGTCGAGGCCCATCCGAGCCATCAGCGGCGTCACCAGGGCGTCGAAGACACCGGGCAGCAGCCGGAAGCCGGCGACCATGGCCGGGTTGCCGCCTCCTACGTTCTTGTCGCGACGCGGCTCGTCGAGGGCCGCGATGCACGCCTCGGCGACCTTCTCGGGGGTGGTGACGGGCGGCGGCGGGTTGCCGTGGTGGCCGATCCAGGTCGCCGCGAGGTCGTAGATCGGGGTGTCGACGCCGCCCGGGGACACCAGGGAGACCTCGACCCCGGGCAGGCTGCGGGCCTCGATCTGCAGGGCCCGTGCCAGGCCGGCGACGCCCCACTTGCTGGTGGCGTACGGCGACATCCACGGCGTTGAGATCTTGCCGAGCACCGACCCCAGCAGCACCAGCGACCCGCCGCGGCGCTCCTCGAAGTGCCGCAGGGCCGCCCGGGCGACGTTGGCCGTGCCGACCAGGTTGGTGCGCAGCACGCCCTCGAAGACCTCGGGAGGCACGTCCTGGAACCGGCCGTACGCCGCGACGCCGGCCGCGTGGACGACGCCGTCCAGCCCGTCGTGCGCCGACACGGCCGCCGCGAACGTCGCCGCCACCGCCTCGTGGTCGCCGACGTCGGTCGGGAGCACCAGCGTGTCCCGCGCGCCGCGGGCGTCGCACTCGCGGGCGACCTCCTCAAGCACCCCCTGCGACCGCGAGACCAGGACCAGGCGGGCCCCCTCGCCGGCGAGGCGGTGGGCGGTGGCTCGGCCGATCCCCGAGGAGGCGCCGGTGACCAGGACGCGATGCTTCACGGCTTCAGCACCACCTTGATGCAGCCGTCCTGCTTCTTCTGGAAGATGTCGTAGCCGTGCGGTGCCTGCTCCAGCGGCAGGTGGTGGGTGGTCAGGTCGAGCGTGCCGAGCGGGTCGGAGTCGTCGAGGACCGCAGGCATGATGTCGTCGATCCAGCGCTTCACGTGGCACTGGCCGAAATGCATCGTGATGCCCCGGTCGAACATCTCCATCATCGGCATCGGGTCCACCTCCCCGCCGTACACGCCGCTGACCGACACGGTGCCGCCGCGGCGTACTCCCTTGATGGCGGAGTGCAGCGCGCCCAGGCGGTCGAGCGCCATCTTGTCGGCCATGGGAGCGGCCACCGCGTCCGGCAGCGCGCCGACGATGCCGTGCGCCAGCTTGCCGAACGGGGAGTCGTGCGCCTCCATGCCGACCGCCTCGACCACGCCGTCGGGACCACGCCCGTCGACGAGCTCGATCAGAGCGGCTCCAACGTCGTCGATGTCGGTGTTGTCGAGCGTCTCGATGCCGTGGCGCTGGGCCATGGCGAGCCGCTCGGGCACCCGGTCGATGCCGATGACCCGGGAGGCGCCCAGGTGCTTGGCGATACGGGTCGCGAACTGGCCCACCGGGCCGAGCCCGAACACCGCGACGGTGCTGCCCTCCTGCACGTCGGCCCACTTCACCGCCTGCCAGGCCGTCGGGATGATGTCGGAGAGGAACAGGAACCGCTCGTCGGGCTCATCGGAGGGCACCGGGATCGGACCGAACTGCGCCTGCGGGACCCGGAGGTACTCCGCCTGCCCGCCGGGCACCGCACCGTAGAGGTCGGTGTAGCCGAACAGCGTCGCGCCCTTGCCGGTCTTCCGGTTCTGCGTCGTCTCGCACTGCGCCATCAGGCCGCGGGTGCACATCCAGCAGTGACCGCAGGAGATGTTGAACGGCACCACCACCCGGTCTCCGGGCTTGATGTGGGTGACCTCGGACCCGACCTCCTCCACGATGCCCATCGGCTCGTGGCCGAGGACGTCACCGGTGTGCAGGAACGGGCCGAGCACCTCCATCAGGTGCAGGTCGGAACCGCAGATCGCCGACGAGGTCACCCTGACGATCGCGTCGGTCGGCTGCTCGATCCGCGGGTCCGGGACGTCGTCCACCCGCAGGTCGCGCTTGCCGTGGAAGGTGAGAGCTCGCATCAGGGGGCCTCCGTGTCGTGGGCTCCTTCTGTTCCCGATGCTCGTCTGGCTACTCGACGCGCCCGCACATTGCCCAAGCCCGTTCACGGCCCCGAGCCACGCCGCGCGGGTGCGACTCGGCGCGAAACCTTCTGCAGCCTCTTCGGGCAAGTCTGTGGGTCCGGAACAACGTGGTGTACGCCGCCCACCCCACTGTCGGACGCTGGCGACCGCGGCGCAATGCCGCGGGTGCAGTTGCCGGACTGTATTGGAATCCGGACGTGGCGGGCGTGCTGGTCGGCGTTCATTCAGTGGATGCACTTAGCCCTATGCAGTCGTCGGCGGACGGCGCGACATCTCTCATCGGTAGTTCAGTTGGCTGGGATAGCGAGCTCGAGCCCACGCGGTGCTCGGGCCAGAACGTTGGGCGTGCACTACCTTCAATGCGTCTGCCCCGAGCCCGAGCGCAGAAGTTGGACTACTGCCACTTTCAGGAGCCTGCGTGGACCTGTTCCTCGCCCGACGGACCATTGGGTTCGTCACCGCCCAGGACGGCGTGGATGACGCTGAGCTCACCGGCACACTTCAGGCAACCCAGTCCGCAGGAGCAAGGACCGTGCTCATCGCCCCTCAGTTCGGCCGCGTCCGCACGGTGCGTGACGGCGACCATGCCAACACCTACACGGTGGACCTGACTCTTTCATCCTGCGAGTGCCAACAACTGGATGCGCTCGTGCTGCCTGATGGAGCCGAGAACTCGAAGGCCCTGCGCGAGGACTCGCGCACAGCAGGCTTCGTCGGAGACTTCGCACGCACTGGCCGCCCCCTGGGAGCGTTCGGCTACGCCATCTGGTCGCTGCTTGACGCGGACCTCCTCAAGGGCCGCCATGCCACTTCCCACCCGGCGATACGGGACGAGGTCGAACGCGCTGGCGCTCACTGGCACAACCGACGTGTCGTGGTGGACGACCCCATCATCACTAGCCGAGCTGCCAGCGACGTCGACGCCTTTAACTTGCAGCTCCTGGCACTTCTAGATCGTTAGGCGAAACCGACGGGGCGCTACGCACAGGGTCAGGTCGCCGTGACATGGGGCCGGCCCCGCAGCTTGTTCGCTACGGGACCGGTGGAACCGGGCGCCACCCGGTTACGCCCGCCGGCGCCCACCGGGATGAAGAATTTTGGGGCGGGTCGCAGCGGGGTTGGCTCGCCAAGTTTCCCTGACGAGGTGGATGGTCCGGCGGTGTCGACTTCTGGCAGCCATTGCCGCTGTGAGCTGCGTCATACCGCGCGCCCTCCAGGGTCGGTCAGGTGCGGTTGCCCAGGGCGCACGATGTGCCCCGCGTGCGCTCGGGACACCTTGCTGACCGCCGGGACCCTCCTCCTGCGGTCGCCGCTTGAGCGGTAGTCCTCAATCGCGCCTTTGGGCCACGAAGGTCGCCGTTTTGCTCCACCATCCCTATGGCTCTGGTAGATATGAGTGGTGAAGCCTGGAATCAGGGTGCGTGATTCCAGTCGGCTGCGGGCTGCTGGCCGGTCAGTTGGCTTCTTCCTCGCCTCATTCGGCGCAAGCT harbors:
- a CDS encoding zinc-dependent alcohol dehydrogenase, with the translated sequence MRALTFHGKRDLRVDDVPDPRIEQPTDAIVRVTSSAICGSDLHLMEVLGPFLHTGDVLGHEPMGIVEEVGSEVTHIKPGDRVVVPFNISCGHCWMCTRGLMAQCETTQNRKTGKGATLFGYTDLYGAVPGGQAEYLRVPQAQFGPIPVPSDEPDERFLFLSDIIPTAWQAVKWADVQEGSTVAVFGLGPVGQFATRIAKHLGASRVIGIDRVPERLAMAQRHGIETLDNTDIDDVGAALIELVDGRGPDGVVEAVGMEAHDSPFGKLAHGIVGALPDAVAAPMADKMALDRLGALHSAIKGVRRGGTVSVSGVYGGEVDPMPMMEMFDRGITMHFGQCHVKRWIDDIMPAVLDDSDPLGTLDLTTHHLPLEQAPHGYDIFQKKQDGCIKVVLKP
- a CDS encoding SDR family NAD(P)-dependent oxidoreductase, which encodes MKHRVLVTGASSGIGRATAHRLAGEGARLVLVSRSQGVLEEVARECDARGARDTLVLPTDVGDHEAVAATFAAAVSAHDGLDGVVHAAGVAAYGRFQDVPPEVFEGVLRTNLVGTANVARAALRHFEERRGGSLVLLGSVLGKISTPWMSPYATSKWGVAGLARALQIEARSLPGVEVSLVSPGGVDTPIYDLAATWIGHHGNPPPPVTTPEKVAEACIAALDEPRRDKNVGGGNPAMVAGFRLLPGVFDALVTPLMARMGLDGKDAAPGAGNVLEPVPEHEAVRGRWPHVWGQLR
- a CDS encoding ATP-binding protein, translating into MPNPDQPLSLGLETELAETEFFRDGVLKARGVLNVNGILAIDGVPGTGKTTCARYVAQTCERPAALVRMSHRPAPLELLRRTHLAVTGRRPGKRDTRFQLQNDLLEFLCDWNGVLIVDELQNSEANAMRELTWLYEEADHDFGLIVVGTDVLNAVLKYPQLHSRIMGDHTFGTLRGTDLITAVRSLDRRFADAHTSALADHNEASCAGLLRRWVHTVRWLNSFNITDTVTADDLADVRGMLPALADDDYYEDVA
- a CDS encoding DDE-type integrase/transposase/recombinase — translated: MTGSRTLKRREPATVTDDNTALKRLSMSDKHAVVQQVRRLGAGQRALGSHVKVVAGRHGISPKTVYRWMNDPRFATDTTPSPSTRGRFEVTTNHLAVLAHEQCIYTAWLTMHEAGLIDCSYRTFTRALQERTDPALVAAALHGFKGLVNNRLYLKWNPPHRCHTHHVDHTEFDLWVWPSHKHRSPVRPHVTVIVDGYSSLIHAVPWVGDINGDMVAAALADAAVEHDYMGTPVGGQPEQVVLDNAAAHFGPSMRDGIERVGWIPAPTASYSSWQNGKAERSIGLLNERLSNRAPGATKSGTTRTGAPRNVAKLPKDVQPGDVWGWKAFQHALQETVDEINTSIPVRRLGGLTRLQAYAADTTERRPMKDSEARIAMMTSGHITYTASKNGIHFQGVDYVGSKLQFGKKYLIRYLPTQREFIEVMDLHDEHVQRAYDPHRMPKKVSDAFHTERARQERDAQAIEFGVQAHRRHLAAVDNANVGYGEDTDPGPTKAVDSVDRSHGDRAVPKTSRRKAAKLPRIPATPQPKDTVTSSARSRLERAYGQGLNGPTATADNDTPPTPTDHSKEPQR
- a CDS encoding DJ-1/PfpI family protein, producing the protein MDLFLARRTIGFVTAQDGVDDAELTGTLQATQSAGARTVLIAPQFGRVRTVRDGDHANTYTVDLTLSSCECQQLDALVLPDGAENSKALREDSRTAGFVGDFARTGRPLGAFGYAIWSLLDADLLKGRHATSHPAIRDEVERAGAHWHNRRVVVDDPIITSRAASDVDAFNLQLLALLDR
- a CDS encoding response regulator transcription factor translates to MPVLTGYLIDLTDREGERWHQLSVSSAGDGPTQVAWSSEHGLSPRETQVLLLIAQGYSNEGIARHLFLSINSVKTYVRTAYYKIGAQRRVQAALWVHQHITSSVP
- a CDS encoding helix-turn-helix domain-containing protein, yielding MTSNRVRYANGNRVRDRLLEMRISVRELARRSGTSETTVRAILHRNEISGSTQLADIYRMLDTLSLDPGDLLDPTTPDEPDDTPTDDTQTLAALLATEKTMHAPERLATALGWTLDRLYITLTDLDAHLRAVGLRIHRNRMGITIRPADDRAQQASQRLAHLHDHEDGIHQGTARVLYTVYTGTMSARETRKDQQFHLGALKNRGAITFGTGSGNRFTLTDDTAYAFDVD